In Polynucleobacter ibericus, a genomic segment contains:
- a CDS encoding response regulator transcription factor: MKNYRVVIVEDDLALKESLKDWLSRDYEVSEHESAEDFLAAINDFDFEDGLPTCMLLDFQMPGMNGVELQRVLKSMNIEYPIIFMSGNAQQADVIDAWREGAVDFLLKPFSGPQISDCLQRLFSKSLQIKLDSEPAIEVVVGNDLPITPREAEVLLLLGQGHRQAEVAAMLGIGLRTIKMHRTSLKNKLNLNTLVELSRFCDQHSLSIQKIIGKTDPFKQ, translated from the coding sequence ATGAAAAACTATCGAGTCGTTATTGTTGAAGATGATTTAGCGCTTAAAGAGAGCCTAAAAGACTGGCTGTCTCGAGATTATGAAGTTAGTGAACATGAGTCAGCGGAAGATTTTTTAGCCGCTATTAATGATTTTGACTTCGAAGATGGCTTACCTACATGCATGCTGCTTGATTTTCAAATGCCTGGGATGAATGGTGTTGAGCTCCAGCGAGTATTGAAATCCATGAATATTGAGTACCCAATCATCTTTATGAGTGGTAATGCCCAACAGGCAGATGTCATTGATGCATGGCGCGAAGGAGCAGTTGACTTCCTCTTGAAACCATTTTCGGGCCCACAAATTAGCGACTGCCTTCAGAGGCTCTTTTCCAAATCACTTCAAATCAAGCTTGATAGTGAGCCAGCAATAGAAGTAGTTGTGGGGAACGACTTACCTATTACCCCTAGAGAAGCTGAAGTATTGTTGCTGTTAGGCCAAGGACATCGACAAGCAGAGGTAGCTGCGATGCTTGGTATTGGATTACGAACGATCAAAATGCACCGAACCAGCCTAAAAAATAAACTTAATCTCAATACACTTGTAGAGCTGAGTAGGTTTTGCGATCAGCATTCATTATCAATACAAAAAATAATCGGCAAGACTGATCCTTTTAAGCAATAA
- a CDS encoding sensor histidine kinase has protein sequence MDASAVYFLISELFMAVTCGTLFLINIGALSPTTPWTGVPIFSVLGAEVAILFSILSLTNQTKKSWFILSMLIIGLITTLLEASRGEIELRVNILLISICLTSIFTLNYLVCKFRLPPSLQNNQFMKWFTWFELGMVGYGVMRILGYFAPAPIRPLNTPSTLALVIFSYFVVIGTFRYISYIGLRISWVNPINPTQNPLNKSLVNAIEEKDQLLRGLIASNRVIGISALASSLAHQLSQPLTTIALRADTTRRDLEGATQDPKVLSSLDDISTQSSKLAELIKNLRRLFGSSEYRFLPLNLQKIIEEIIEIVQPSLDAKKITLIKDYHCNPMVIGDSIQLQQVFINILNNAIDSLEQNDTQTKEIQISITKRDKFAIVEFKDNGGGFDQKSVPTIFELYKTTKRDGLGVGLWLSKTIIEQHHGSISAQNDELGHAVLTLEVPLSDSQDHEP, from the coding sequence ATGGATGCGTCTGCAGTCTATTTCTTAATATCTGAATTGTTTATGGCCGTTACATGTGGAACTCTATTTTTAATCAATATAGGCGCCCTAAGTCCAACGACTCCATGGACTGGAGTTCCAATTTTCTCAGTGTTAGGTGCAGAGGTAGCAATTCTGTTTAGCATTCTCTCCCTGACAAATCAGACTAAAAAAAGCTGGTTCATTTTAAGCATGTTAATTATCGGCCTCATAACTACGCTTTTAGAGGCATCAAGAGGCGAGATTGAGCTGCGAGTAAACATATTATTAATTTCAATATGCTTAACTAGCATATTCACTCTCAATTATTTAGTTTGCAAATTTCGACTGCCTCCCTCCTTGCAAAACAACCAGTTTATGAAATGGTTTACGTGGTTTGAGTTAGGCATGGTTGGCTATGGTGTCATGCGAATACTCGGATACTTTGCGCCAGCCCCAATACGCCCATTGAATACGCCAAGTACTTTGGCTTTGGTTATTTTTTCCTACTTCGTAGTGATTGGAACATTTCGCTACATTTCCTACATAGGCTTGCGTATTAGCTGGGTCAACCCCATCAACCCTACTCAAAATCCCCTAAATAAAAGTTTAGTAAACGCAATTGAGGAAAAAGATCAACTATTAAGAGGCTTAATAGCTTCTAACAGAGTCATTGGGATTAGCGCGTTGGCAAGCTCACTCGCCCATCAGCTAAGTCAGCCCCTAACAACAATCGCACTTCGGGCCGACACAACCCGAAGAGACTTAGAAGGCGCTACGCAAGATCCAAAGGTGCTTTCATCGTTAGATGACATATCAACACAATCATCTAAACTCGCCGAACTCATTAAAAATCTCAGGCGTCTTTTTGGCTCAAGTGAATACAGGTTTTTACCTCTCAATTTGCAAAAGATTATCGAGGAAATTATTGAGATTGTTCAGCCCAGCCTTGATGCAAAGAAAATTACTCTCATTAAAGATTATCACTGTAACCCAATGGTTATTGGTGACAGCATTCAATTACAGCAAGTATTTATTAATATCCTAAACAATGCAATTGATTCGCTTGAGCAAAATGATACCCAGACCAAGGAAATCCAAATCAGCATCACAAAACGTGACAAATTTGCAATCGTCGAATTTAAAGACAATGGTGGCGGCTTTGATCAAAAGTCTGTACCTACTATCTTTGAGTTATACAAAACAACAAAACGAGATGGCCTTGGCGTAGGGTTGTGGCTCAGTAAAACCATCATTGAGCAGCATCATGGCAGCATTTCAGCACAGAATGATGAGCTCGGTCACGCAGTTCTTACTCTTGAAGTTCCATTGAGCGACTCACAGGACCACGAACCATGA
- the pgi gene encoding glucose-6-phosphate isomerase gives MPSNPAADRLKSLFSAQDIVLDSAYQGIDAAGWKSLFSQAKASKLEQFIADLFAGKPVNNSENRPALHSALRNLDKTPVLVNGKDIMPEVAQVWHRMEALCNSWVGVTDVIHIGIGGSDFGPRLAIEALAHVPGIESRGMRMHFLANIDTADLNRILQRALPNSTRVIIVSKSFTTLETTMNAKAVVKWLKDHGRTDSQISHALYAVTANVPAAEAFGVNKDNIYPFWDWVGGRYSVWSAVGLPIALQYGFENFKQFLAGAQAMDQHFKSAPLEENLPVIMALSLLYQQEKYNIKSYAVIPYADALDWFPKWLQQLDMESNGKSVDRDGKPVKFSCPVVFGSSGSNAQHSYFQLLHQGTEVIPIDFIAIREPMSHLPEAKAHHRILLSNCLAQAQALANGKKTDNPNNTYPGKRPSNLLILPKLNAYYLGALLALYENRTAALGALWNINSFDQPGVELGKVLAKPIEAALKNGGTVLADAGIDEVTAARINLLNS, from the coding sequence ATGCCTTCAAATCCAGCTGCAGATCGCCTGAAATCCCTATTTAGCGCCCAAGATATCGTTTTAGATAGCGCCTATCAAGGTATTGATGCTGCCGGCTGGAAGTCCCTCTTTAGTCAGGCTAAAGCATCCAAATTAGAACAATTTATTGCCGATCTATTTGCTGGCAAACCAGTTAACAATTCTGAGAATCGCCCTGCACTGCATTCAGCGCTTCGTAACCTAGATAAAACACCCGTCTTGGTCAATGGCAAAGATATCATGCCAGAGGTTGCCCAAGTTTGGCATCGCATGGAAGCGCTTTGCAATTCATGGGTTGGTGTTACCGATGTTATTCACATTGGTATTGGTGGCTCTGATTTTGGCCCACGCTTAGCAATTGAAGCCCTAGCCCATGTCCCCGGCATTGAAAGTCGCGGCATGCGGATGCATTTTTTAGCCAATATTGATACCGCTGATCTCAATCGCATTTTGCAGCGCGCTCTACCCAATAGTACGCGCGTCATCATTGTCTCGAAGTCGTTCACAACGCTAGAGACCACCATGAATGCCAAAGCGGTTGTTAAATGGCTCAAAGATCATGGTCGTACTGATAGTCAGATTTCTCATGCTTTGTATGCAGTTACAGCAAATGTCCCAGCGGCTGAGGCATTTGGGGTTAATAAAGACAATATTTATCCCTTCTGGGATTGGGTTGGCGGTCGTTACTCTGTCTGGTCTGCCGTAGGTCTACCAATTGCCTTGCAGTATGGGTTTGAGAATTTCAAGCAATTTTTAGCTGGCGCTCAAGCCATGGATCAGCACTTTAAGTCTGCGCCCCTAGAAGAAAATCTGCCAGTCATTATGGCGCTGAGTCTGCTTTATCAACAAGAGAAGTACAACATCAAGTCCTATGCCGTCATTCCGTATGCCGATGCACTGGACTGGTTTCCAAAATGGCTGCAACAGCTCGACATGGAAAGCAATGGCAAGAGCGTTGATCGTGATGGCAAGCCGGTGAAGTTCTCTTGCCCAGTGGTATTTGGTAGCTCCGGCAGCAATGCACAGCATTCTTACTTCCAGCTACTGCATCAAGGCACTGAAGTTATACCAATTGATTTCATTGCAATTCGTGAGCCGATGAGTCATTTGCCTGAGGCAAAAGCACATCACCGCATCCTGCTCTCTAACTGTTTGGCTCAAGCGCAGGCTTTGGCTAACGGCAAGAAAACTGATAACCCGAATAACACCTATCCAGGTAAGCGCCCTAGTAACTTACTCATTCTTCCTAAGCTTAATGCCTATTATTTGGGTGCACTTTTAGCGCTTTATGAAAATCGCACGGCTGCATTAGGCGCCCTATGGAACATCAATAGCTTTGATCAACCTGGCGTTGAACTTGGCAAGGTATTAGCCAAGCCCATTGAGGCTGCTTTAAAAAATGGTGGCACTGTGCTAGCTGATGCTGGCATTGACGAAGTTACTGCCGCTCGTATTAATCTCTTAAATTCTTAG
- a CDS encoding NAD(P)/FAD-dependent oxidoreductase, giving the protein MDQVDCVVIGAGVVGLAVAREMALQGRETILLERESSFGTISSARNSEVIHAGIYYPKASLKAKLCVEGNRMLYEYCRSHQVATAPYGKLIVASDESQLDDLQAILYKAQQNNVPEIKMITGEQATTMEPELQCVAAVLSASTGIVDSHAFMLSLLGGFEDAGGMIAYQSPLMSAKPIGENAKDGFELEIGGADGMKIQTKLLINCAGMSAPAIAKKIEGLHQEQIPKAYFAKGNYFSLSGKSPFKHLIYPIPEPGGLGVHLTLDMGGQAKFGPDVEWLDIDEENQIDYTVNPKRGDGFYEAVRKYWPGLKDNSLQPDYSGVRAKIVPQNAPAGDFYFNIPGEHGLEGLFNLYGFESPGLTSSLAIAKHLEGQIKSSL; this is encoded by the coding sequence ATGGATCAGGTCGACTGTGTCGTCATTGGAGCTGGGGTAGTTGGATTGGCCGTTGCACGAGAAATGGCACTTCAGGGTAGAGAAACCATTTTGCTCGAACGTGAGTCCTCCTTTGGCACGATTAGTAGTGCTCGCAATAGCGAAGTGATTCATGCTGGTATTTACTACCCAAAAGCTTCCCTTAAGGCAAAGCTGTGCGTAGAGGGTAACCGTATGCTCTATGAATACTGCCGCAGCCATCAAGTAGCCACCGCACCTTACGGCAAACTCATTGTCGCTAGCGATGAGTCTCAGTTGGATGATCTCCAGGCAATCTTATACAAAGCGCAACAAAACAATGTCCCAGAAATCAAAATGATTACTGGTGAGCAGGCCACGACAATGGAGCCTGAACTTCAATGCGTGGCAGCAGTTCTCTCAGCCTCTACTGGCATTGTTGATAGCCATGCATTTATGCTTTCATTGCTTGGTGGCTTTGAAGATGCTGGCGGCATGATTGCGTATCAATCACCGCTGATGAGCGCTAAGCCTATTGGTGAAAATGCTAAAGACGGATTTGAATTGGAAATCGGCGGTGCCGACGGCATGAAGATTCAGACCAAGCTTCTGATTAATTGTGCTGGCATGAGCGCACCCGCCATTGCAAAAAAAATAGAAGGGCTCCATCAAGAGCAAATCCCTAAAGCCTATTTTGCTAAAGGAAATTACTTTTCCCTATCTGGTAAGTCACCCTTCAAACATTTGATTTATCCAATCCCAGAACCGGGTGGTTTGGGAGTCCATCTGACTCTCGATATGGGCGGGCAAGCTAAATTTGGTCCCGATGTGGAGTGGCTCGATATTGATGAAGAAAATCAAATCGATTACACCGTCAATCCAAAGCGGGGTGATGGTTTTTATGAGGCGGTCAGAAAGTATTGGCCAGGACTCAAAGACAATTCTTTGCAACCTGATTATTCAGGGGTGAGGGCAAAAATAGTCCCACAAAACGCTCCAGCTGGTGATTTTTACTTCAATATCCCAGGTGAACACGGCCTTGAAGGGCTCTTTAACCTATATGGGTTTGAGTCCCCTGGATTGACGTCCAGCCTAGCGATTGCCAAGCATTTAGAAGGTCAAATCAAAAGTTCTTTATAA
- a CDS encoding AbrB/MazE/SpoVT family DNA-binding domain-containing protein, with protein sequence MAPALKVEQTIQEWGNGLGVRITSPVAKAAHLSQGVPISVEVVKNGVLLRVVGKPKLSLNQKLKAYDPNQHGGEVMNSTPIGKELFNG encoded by the coding sequence ATGGCTCCAGCACTTAAAGTAGAACAAACGATACAAGAATGGGGCAATGGCCTAGGCGTCAGAATCACTTCGCCCGTTGCAAAAGCTGCACATCTCTCTCAAGGCGTACCAATATCAGTTGAAGTTGTCAAAAATGGCGTGCTTCTCAGGGTTGTTGGTAAACCCAAACTCAGCCTCAATCAAAAACTGAAGGCCTATGATCCAAATCAACATGGCGGAGAAGTTATGAATTCCACCCCAATTGGTAAAGAATTATTTAATGGTTGA
- a CDS encoding phosphomannomutase/phosphoglucomutase, whose amino-acid sequence MQLSPSIFKAYDIRGIIDETVDPSIAKLIGQAFGTEMRELGETEIVIGRDGRLSGPSLIEALTEGLLSTGINVIDLGMVATPMVYFGANQEINGKKPKSGIMITGSHNPPNYNGFKMVLGGAAIYGDQIQALRKRIEAKQFASGQGTRSTFDIFPMYLERIVSDVKLARPMKIVVDCGNGVGGAFAGKLFRALGCEVQELFCEVDGNFPNHHPDPAHIENLQDLIKNLQTTDNELGLAFDGDADRLGVVTKDGQVIFPDRQMMLFAKDVLSRNPGGQIIYDVKCTRNLASYVKQHGGEPLMWKTGHSLVKAKLKETGAPLAGEMSGHIFFKDRWFGFDDGLYTGARLLEILSKEKDPNQTLNDLPNAICTPELQLACAEGEPFALLETIKANAKFPTSESINTIDGVRVEYADGFGLARPSNTTPVVVMRFEADSDEAIARIQAEFKAVLLAAKPDAKLPF is encoded by the coding sequence GTGCAACTATCCCCTTCTATTTTCAAAGCTTATGACATTCGCGGCATCATTGATGAGACGGTAGATCCTTCGATTGCCAAGCTCATTGGCCAAGCCTTCGGCACTGAAATGCGTGAACTGGGTGAAACAGAAATCGTGATTGGTCGCGATGGTCGCCTATCTGGGCCAAGCTTGATTGAGGCGCTCACTGAAGGTCTGCTTTCTACTGGTATTAATGTGATTGATTTAGGTATGGTTGCCACGCCAATGGTTTACTTTGGCGCTAATCAAGAGATCAATGGCAAGAAACCCAAGTCCGGCATCATGATTACTGGCAGTCACAACCCACCGAATTACAACGGTTTTAAGATGGTTTTAGGTGGAGCGGCTATTTACGGCGATCAAATTCAGGCATTGCGCAAACGTATTGAAGCAAAGCAGTTTGCTAGCGGTCAAGGTACACGTAGCACCTTTGATATTTTCCCAATGTACTTAGAGCGCATTGTGAGTGATGTGAAACTGGCCCGCCCTATGAAGATCGTCGTTGACTGCGGCAACGGCGTTGGTGGTGCCTTTGCAGGTAAGTTATTTAGAGCATTGGGCTGTGAAGTTCAAGAACTCTTTTGCGAAGTCGATGGAAATTTTCCAAATCACCATCCAGATCCAGCGCATATTGAGAACCTGCAAGATCTTATTAAGAACTTACAAACCACTGATAATGAATTAGGTCTAGCCTTTGATGGTGATGCCGATCGTTTGGGCGTAGTCACTAAAGATGGTCAGGTAATTTTTCCAGATCGTCAGATGATGCTCTTTGCCAAGGATGTTCTTTCCAGAAATCCTGGCGGTCAGATTATTTATGACGTCAAATGCACTCGCAACCTCGCAAGCTATGTGAAGCAACATGGTGGTGAGCCTTTAATGTGGAAAACCGGTCACTCTTTAGTCAAAGCCAAGCTGAAAGAAACTGGTGCACCACTTGCCGGTGAAATGTCGGGTCACATCTTTTTTAAAGACCGTTGGTTTGGCTTTGATGACGGTCTTTATACCGGCGCTCGTTTATTAGAGATCCTTTCCAAAGAGAAAGATCCCAATCAAACGCTCAATGACTTACCAAATGCGATCTGCACCCCAGAATTGCAACTCGCTTGTGCCGAAGGTGAGCCTTTTGCCTTGCTAGAAACCATTAAAGCGAATGCCAAGTTCCCAACTTCTGAGTCAATCAACACGATTGATGGCGTGCGCGTGGAATATGCCGATGGTTTTGGCTTAGCTAGACCGTCAAATACAACACCAGTAGTGGTGATGCGCTTTGAGGCTGATAGCGATGAAGCCATTGCTCGTATTCAGGCGGAATTTAAGGCGGTCCTACTGGCTGCTAAGCCGGATGCTAAGCTACCTTTCTAA
- a CDS encoding type II toxin-antitoxin system PemK/MazF family toxin, producing MVEKLKLWVPERRDMIWINFNPQSGKEMKDEHPMLVISPKPFNEKTGIVIGLPMTHARFNETNPFAIKFSIGKGDPAYILTHQPKSFDWRLRNARPHPWKSLPPALFQEACEGLNSIIDIAH from the coding sequence ATGGTTGAAAAATTAAAGCTGTGGGTTCCAGAGCGTAGGGACATGATCTGGATTAATTTCAATCCGCAATCGGGAAAAGAAATGAAAGATGAACATCCGATGCTTGTTATTTCCCCAAAACCATTTAATGAAAAAACTGGCATTGTGATTGGTCTACCGATGACACATGCACGGTTTAATGAAACCAATCCCTTTGCTATCAAGTTTTCGATTGGAAAAGGTGATCCCGCATACATCTTGACCCATCAACCAAAATCTTTTGATTGGCGCCTTCGTAATGCCAGACCTCATCCTTGGAAAAGTCTCCCGCCTGCCCTTTTTCAAGAGGCATGTGAGGGGCTAAATTCAATCATTGACATTGCCCATTAA